A window of the Bacteroides thetaiotaomicron VPI-5482 genome harbors these coding sequences:
- a CDS encoding SusC/RagA family TonB-linked outer membrane protein, which yields MINEKQNSGGRILQILILFCLYGMCFTPLYAKQDTASPQQTGKTYTIKGIVLDFNNEPIIGASVYIPGTNTGVATDLDGNFTLKVPANTKTIEFSYIGYEKKIIEFNPKNLNVFRVVTMKEDSGIALEDVTVVAFAKQKKESVLGSVSTIKPAELKTTSSNLTTGFAGKLAGVVAYQRSGEPGEDNAEFFIRGVTTFGTGKADPLILIDNVELTSSDLSRLNPDDIASFSVLKDATATALYGARGANGVILVTTKEGTEGKMKLSFRAESSFSAPSKEVELADPLTFMKLHNEAARTRNPGNALPYLESAIAAREKGLNPYVYPMVDWKDMLFKDYTVNYRGNMSISGGGRVARYYVALSYSRDNGILKQVPNNIFDNNIKLNKYTVRSNVNINLTKTTELAVRISGTFDSYQGPLSGGSAIYSQAIKASPVEFPAMYAPDETNINTKHVLFGNSGSSANYLNPYAEMARGYKEYEKTVVLAQLELKQDFGFITDGLNGRLLANVTRNSYYDLTRSYTPFYYSLDSYDKYTDTYILSALNSDKGTDYLSYNPGSKSVDSSLYLEASLSYDRTFYKKHNISGMMVYTVRESKSGNAQTLQLSLPSRNMGIAGRFTYGYSDRYYAEFNFGYNGSERFDKNHRWGFFPSGGLGWMVSNEKFWKDKPITKVISSLKLKGSYGLVGNDNISDERFFYLSEVSMDGDNGMGFGTNFNAKNSNGKISIKRYANPKIGWEISHKLNVGFEMKLFKDLEIQAEYFKERRTNILQTRADIPTLMGFQVSPQANIGEAKGHGVDISLDYSHFFNKNLWATIRGNFTYASSKFSKYEEPDYSATPWRSKIGTKLSQEFGLIAERLFVDEEDVANSPKQQFGEYMAGDIKYKDINHDGIIDEQDRVPIGYPTTPEIIYGFGFSIGYKDFDFNCFFQGSSRSSFFISPADISPFIQPNDPNNELGGKQATNALLQIVADDHWSEANQNMYAFWPRLSDTAISNNNQKSTWWLRDGTFLRMKSAEIGYTLPKRISSKAKLENFRIYVSGTNLFNISKFKTWDTEMGGNGLGYPVQRVFNIGVQLSL from the coding sequence ATGATTAATGAAAAACAAAATAGTGGTGGAAGAATACTACAAATATTAATCCTGTTTTGTTTGTATGGTATGTGTTTTACTCCACTCTATGCCAAACAGGATACAGCATCGCCACAACAGACAGGAAAAACTTACACGATCAAAGGTATTGTCCTGGATTTCAACAATGAGCCTATCATTGGCGCAAGTGTTTATATTCCGGGAACCAATACAGGAGTTGCCACTGATTTAGACGGAAACTTTACTTTAAAGGTACCGGCTAATACTAAAACTATTGAATTCTCTTATATCGGGTATGAAAAGAAGATCATCGAGTTCAATCCTAAAAATCTAAATGTCTTTCGCGTTGTTACCATGAAAGAAGATAGCGGGATAGCTCTAGAGGACGTAACAGTAGTAGCATTCGCCAAGCAAAAAAAAGAATCTGTATTAGGTTCAGTCTCCACTATTAAGCCTGCAGAGTTAAAAACGACTAGCAGTAACTTAACAACAGGTTTTGCTGGAAAGTTAGCTGGTGTGGTTGCTTACCAAAGAAGTGGGGAACCGGGAGAAGACAATGCAGAGTTCTTTATTCGTGGTGTAACTACTTTTGGTACAGGTAAAGCCGATCCACTGATTTTAATTGATAATGTTGAACTAACTTCTTCGGATCTGTCAAGACTGAATCCTGACGATATAGCCAGTTTTTCTGTTCTAAAAGATGCAACCGCAACCGCCCTTTACGGTGCACGTGGTGCCAATGGTGTTATCTTGGTAACGACTAAAGAAGGAACAGAAGGCAAAATGAAGTTATCATTCAGAGCAGAAAGTTCATTCTCTGCCCCGTCAAAAGAGGTAGAATTAGCAGATCCGCTAACTTTCATGAAACTTCATAACGAAGCTGCAAGGACTAGAAATCCAGGCAATGCATTACCTTATCTTGAAAGTGCAATAGCTGCCCGAGAAAAAGGATTGAATCCATATGTTTATCCTATGGTAGACTGGAAAGACATGCTTTTTAAAGATTACACAGTAAACTATCGTGGTAACATGAGCATCAGTGGTGGTGGTCGGGTAGCCCGCTACTATGTAGCCTTATCTTACTCAAGAGACAATGGTATCCTCAAACAAGTTCCTAATAATATCTTTGATAATAACATCAAGCTGAACAAATATACAGTACGTTCAAATGTAAACATCAACTTAACCAAGACGACCGAATTAGCTGTACGTATTAGTGGCACATTCGACAGTTATCAAGGACCGTTATCTGGTGGTTCTGCCATATACAGCCAAGCTATTAAAGCCAGCCCTGTTGAATTTCCTGCTATGTATGCTCCTGATGAAACGAATATTAACACCAAACATGTATTATTCGGTAACTCAGGAAGCAGTGCAAACTATCTGAACCCTTATGCAGAAATGGCCAGAGGATATAAAGAATATGAAAAAACTGTTGTTCTTGCTCAACTCGAACTTAAACAAGATTTCGGTTTCATCACCGACGGATTGAACGGACGTCTATTGGCAAATGTCACGCGAAACTCTTATTATGATCTCACCCGTTCATATACTCCGTTCTATTATTCTTTAGACAGTTATGATAAGTACACGGACACATATATACTTAGCGCCTTAAATTCGGACAAAGGTACAGACTATCTATCATATAATCCAGGAAGCAAATCGGTTGACAGTTCTCTGTATTTGGAAGCATCTCTATCTTATGACCGGACATTTTATAAAAAACATAATATAAGTGGAATGATGGTATATACCGTACGTGAATCAAAATCTGGAAATGCACAAACTCTACAATTATCACTCCCATCACGTAATATGGGGATAGCTGGTCGTTTCACTTATGGATATTCCGATCGTTATTATGCAGAATTCAATTTCGGCTACAACGGTTCAGAACGTTTTGACAAGAACCACCGTTGGGGATTCTTCCCATCAGGAGGGCTAGGCTGGATGGTTTCCAATGAAAAATTTTGGAAAGACAAACCTATCACAAAAGTAATTAGTTCACTAAAATTGAAAGGCTCTTATGGATTAGTAGGTAATGATAATATTTCTGACGAACGTTTCTTCTATCTATCTGAAGTTAGCATGGATGGTGATAACGGTATGGGATTCGGAACAAATTTCAATGCAAAGAACTCTAACGGTAAGATTTCCATCAAGCGTTATGCTAATCCTAAGATAGGTTGGGAAATCTCTCATAAACTAAACGTAGGATTTGAGATGAAACTATTTAAAGATCTGGAAATACAAGCCGAATATTTTAAAGAAAGAAGAACCAATATTTTGCAGACACGTGCCGATATTCCAACTCTAATGGGTTTTCAAGTCTCTCCGCAGGCAAACATTGGTGAAGCCAAAGGACATGGTGTCGATATTTCACTGGACTATTCTCATTTCTTCAACAAGAATTTATGGGCTACCATTAGAGGTAATTTTACCTATGCCAGTAGCAAGTTCTCCAAGTACGAAGAACCCGATTATTCAGCCACTCCATGGAGAAGTAAAATAGGAACGAAACTCAGCCAAGAATTCGGTCTGATTGCTGAACGTTTATTTGTAGATGAAGAAGATGTAGCAAACTCTCCTAAACAACAATTTGGAGAATATATGGCAGGAGATATCAAATACAAGGACATTAATCATGACGGAATTATTGACGAACAGGACAGAGTTCCTATTGGTTATCCTACTACTCCCGAGATTATTTACGGTTTCGGCTTCTCAATAGGATATAAAGATTTTGATTTTAACTGTTTCTTCCAAGGATCATCACGTTCTTCTTTCTTTATATCACCTGCAGATATAAGCCCTTTCATACAACCTAATGACCCGAATAATGAATTAGGAGGTAAACAGGCAACTAATGCTCTTTTGCAAATTGTCGCAGACGATCATTGGAGCGAAGCCAATCAGAACATGTATGCATTTTGGCCGCGTTTGTCAGATACTGCTATTAGTAATAATAACCAAAAAAGTACATGGTGGCTACGTGACGGGACTTTCTTGCGTATGAAATCTGCAGAAATAGGCTATACACTACCAAAGCGAATATCCAGTAAAGCCAAACTTGAAAACTTCCGTATCTACGTGAGTGGAACAAATTTGTTCAATATCTCTAAGTTTAAAACATGGGATACGGAAATGGGAGGCAATGGTCTTGGATATCCCGTTCAACGTGTATTTAATATAGGTGTTCAACTTTCACTCTAA
- a CDS encoding alpha-L-fucosidase, giving the protein MNKLLTSFILFSIITLGGQAQKKENYYVKHVEFPLNATLEQKIDMAARLVPTPQQVVWQQMELTAFLHFSINAFTGREWGDGKEDPNLFNPTELDAEQWVSNLKEAGFKMVILTAKHHDGFCLWPTATTKHSVASSSWKNGQGDVVKELRKACKKYGMRFGLYLSPWDRNAECYGDSPRYNKFFIRQLTELLTNYGEVHEVWFDGANGEGPNGKKQVYDWDTVYETIHRLQPKAVMAIMGDDIRWVGNESGLGRETEWSTTVLTPEIYARADKNNKKLGINGQSNDLGSRKMLEKATELFWYPSEVDVSIRPGWFYHKEEDNKVKSLKHLADIYFQSVGYNSVLLLNIPPDHRGLIHEADVQRLKEFAAYRKQVFADNYVKKGKKYWNTASGNEKIYQLKAGSEINVVMLQEDITKGQRIEAFTVEALTDNSWKEVAKGTTVGYKRLLRFPTIKADQLRIKILESRLNANISQVAAYYAAPIKEGKQEENWNQLPRSGWKVMSTKPLTIDLQKKVTINAFTYAPLNAKAKTTMAFRYKFYISLDGKSWKEVPTNGEFSNIMHNPLPQTVYFNQKVQARFIKLEATTPTDTAAKVEPNEIGVTIAP; this is encoded by the coding sequence ATGAACAAACTACTGACCTCTTTTATATTATTCTCCATTATTACTTTGGGAGGACAGGCGCAAAAGAAAGAAAACTATTATGTAAAACACGTAGAGTTTCCCTTGAATGCCACTCTTGAACAAAAAATCGATATGGCTGCACGTTTGGTTCCAACGCCTCAACAAGTAGTCTGGCAACAAATGGAACTGACGGCTTTCCTTCATTTCAGTATAAACGCCTTTACCGGACGTGAATGGGGAGATGGAAAGGAAGACCCCAATCTCTTTAATCCTACAGAATTGGATGCAGAACAATGGGTAAGCAACTTGAAAGAAGCAGGTTTCAAAATGGTGATTCTGACAGCCAAGCACCATGACGGTTTCTGCTTATGGCCTACAGCTACGACCAAGCATTCCGTAGCGTCTTCCAGTTGGAAAAACGGACAAGGCGACGTAGTAAAAGAACTTCGAAAGGCATGCAAAAAATATGGCATGAGGTTTGGACTATACCTCTCTCCATGGGATCGAAATGCTGAATGTTATGGAGATTCCCCTCGCTATAATAAGTTTTTTATCCGCCAACTAACCGAATTGCTAACTAACTATGGAGAAGTACACGAAGTGTGGTTTGACGGGGCAAACGGAGAAGGTCCAAACGGAAAAAAACAAGTATATGACTGGGATACCGTCTATGAAACTATCCACCGGTTACAACCCAAAGCAGTAATGGCAATTATGGGAGATGATATTCGCTGGGTAGGCAACGAAAGCGGATTAGGTCGTGAAACAGAATGGAGCACCACCGTGTTAACTCCAGAGATATATGCCCGTGCTGACAAGAATAATAAGAAATTAGGAATCAATGGACAGTCAAATGATTTAGGAAGCCGCAAGATGTTGGAGAAAGCGACAGAGTTATTTTGGTATCCCTCGGAAGTAGATGTTTCCATACGCCCGGGATGGTTCTATCATAAAGAAGAAGATAATAAAGTGAAGTCATTGAAACATCTCGCAGATATTTATTTCCAATCGGTAGGATACAATTCTGTACTTCTGCTGAATATACCACCAGACCATAGAGGCTTAATTCATGAAGCAGACGTACAACGTCTGAAAGAGTTTGCTGCTTACCGAAAACAAGTATTTGCTGACAACTATGTGAAGAAAGGGAAAAAATATTGGAATACAGCTTCCGGCAATGAAAAGATATATCAATTAAAAGCCGGTTCAGAAATTAATGTAGTTATGCTGCAAGAAGATATAACCAAAGGACAACGGATAGAAGCATTCACCGTAGAAGCACTGACAGATAACAGCTGGAAAGAAGTGGCTAAAGGGACAACTGTAGGTTACAAACGATTGCTACGTTTTCCAACTATTAAAGCCGATCAGTTACGGATAAAGATTTTAGAATCTCGTCTGAATGCTAACATCAGCCAGGTGGCTGCTTATTATGCAGCACCTATAAAGGAAGGGAAACAAGAGGAAAACTGGAATCAGTTGCCTCGTTCAGGATGGAAAGTTATGTCTACAAAGCCATTAACGATAGATTTGCAAAAGAAGGTGACAATCAACGCCTTTACCTATGCTCCCCTAAATGCAAAGGCAAAGACAACAATGGCTTTCCGATATAAATTTTATATCAGTCTCGACGGCAAGAGTTGGAAGGAAGTACCTACCAATGGAGAATTCAGCAACATTATGCACAACCCATTGCCTCAAACGGTCTATTTCAATCAAAAAGTTCAGGCACGCTTTATCAAACTGGAAGCCACCACTCCCACTGATACAGCCGCAAAAGTTGAACCAAATGAAATCGGAGTAACAATAGCCCCTTGA